A stretch of DNA from Granulicella pectinivorans:
AAGCCGTCAGAACAAAAAGCAGAAGGGACGCCAACCCGGGCCACGGAGAATGACCTTGAGCTGCGTCCCTTACTTGCCTGATTCTTATGCGGTACGGCGGTGTCCGGAGGCGAGCTCGCGGACGTGATTGAGGAAGATCGAGCGCTGGAGGGCGTCAAGCTTGGAGGTGTAGGCGGCGATCTCGGCCAGGAAGGGATCGTTCATAAGAACGGCGGCCTCCTCCTGGTGACGGGTTTTGGCATCCCGGAGCAGGGCGCTCATGTCCACCTGGAGCGCCTTCGCGAGGCGATCAAGAGAGGAGAGCGTCGGCATGGCTTTGCCGTTCTCGATCTTCGAGATATAGGTGCGGGGAACGTTCATGCGCGCAGCGAGCTGACGCTGCGAGAGGTTGCGTACGTGCCGCAGATCGCGGACCGCATGCGCCACCTGGAGGCCGTTGTCCAACACGGGTGCTGCCGTCACAAGAGCGAGAGGAGCCGGGGCCGGGGGAGGAACCTCGACGACGATGCTCTTGTGGCATCGGCGGCACAGGGCATTGGCGGTGCGAAATTGCACCAGGCTGCAGTGGTCACAACGGAGAACCTCCCGCTGTTCGACAGACGCCATCATGGTTGCCATAAGTTGTGTGTAGCGGGCGGTGGCCAGAGCAAGGCACCGCAGCGGCCGTCAAGCGAAAGGACAAAGTCCGATAACGGAAGAACCGATGAGCCAAGAATGACACTGGGTACACGGAGAGTCAAGGGGGTATAGGGAAGAAACAAGGAGGAAAACCTAAAATACCCGAAGATGGAACCAAAGTAGTAACTTGTGTCTGGAGGCTTTATGAGTGACGGATTTACGCGGGAACGCGCGAAGGCGCTGCTGGAACAGTGGACGGCTTCGGCTTCGTTGGTGAAGCATGGGCTTTCGGTGAGCTGCTGCACGGAGGCGTATGGGGTTCTGGAAGCCGAGCGACTGGGACTCTCGGGGGCTCCGTTCGATGCGTTTGTGGACAAGTACGCGATTGCCGGGCTGCTGCATGACTTTGACTACGACCGGCATCCGTCGTTAGAGGAGCACCCTTATGTCGGGGTGAAGTTCTTGCGAGAGCAGGGCTGGCCGGAAGAGATTCTGCACGCGATCCTGGCGCACGCCGACTATACCGGCGCGGGGCGGGATTCGCATCTGGACAAGGCTTTGTTTGCGTGTGACGAGTTGTCGGGGTTTCTGACGGCTTGTGCTCTGGTGAAGCCGAGCAAATCGATCATGGATGTGGAAGTGGCGGGTGTGCGAAAGAAGATGAAGGACAAGGCTTTCGCGCGAGCAGTGTTGCGCGAGGACATTACGGGCGGCGCGGAGCTGCTGGGGATTCCGGTGGAAGATCATATCGGGAACTGCCTTCGGGCCATGCAGGCGAAGGCGGCGGAGTTGGGGCTGGCCGGGGTTCCGATTTAGCGGCGGTCGATCTTGGTTTCCTTGTTGGTTTTGATGGCGTAGGGCGCGGTGTTGACCTTCTCGTTGTAGCGGATATGCGTGTAGTGGGAGGTCTTGGTGTTGCCGCCGGGAAAGAAGATGATCTGCTTGATGGAGATGGCGCGGGTGGGATCGACCCAGATCTCGATATGGGAGAAGTTCTGGCGGACGGTGGGGTCCTTGGAGACGAGGTCGAGGTGTTCGACGGAGATGCCGTCGAGCTGTTCGGTGCCCTTGTCGGTGATGTCCCAAGTCTTGGCGAGGTCCTTGCCGCTGCCTCCGAAGGCGATGGCGAGGTAGGTGGCGGCCTGCGCAGAGCGGATTTCGGTGATGGTGTTGGGGCCTGGGTCGAAGACGCGGACGACGCCGTTCTTGAAGTCGACGAAGCGGGTGGTGGGCGGGTCAAGGCGGAGGCCCATCTCGGTGGAGGTTCCCTTGCGCTCGAAGTAGAGGGAGCCCTTGTCGGTGGTGGTGTCCTTGACGACGCGCTCGTAGGTGTCCTGGGTGAGGTCGGCCTGAGCGGACTTGAACCTGGCGGAGGCCGCGTCCATCTGGGCGAGGACGGTGGCCAGGTGATCGGGCTTGGCCTGTGGGGCGGCGAAGAGGGGTGTCGTGAGGAGGAAAGCTGCGGCGATGATGCTGTGCTTGGTCATGTTTGCTCCCAAAAGGTTCGACGCGTCTAGCGCAGGATCCAGGCGCGGTAGGCTACTACCTTTTGATGCGTGTCGTAGACGGATTCGTAGCGCTCGATGCGGACTTCGCCAGCGATGGGTTCGACGGCCTTGAGGATGGCGTTGCGACGGCCCTGGTCGGTTTCCATGGTGTCGGCTACGTTGGCGACGTCGTCGGCGCGGAGCTCGTAGAGGAAGCGGCTGGAGCCGTTGGGGCCGATGCCGGCCTCCTTGACGAGGACCTCGGAGGAGTGGAGGGCTGCGGTGTAGACGGGTTTGTCCTTGAAGTCGATGTAGTGCGGCGAGACGAAGAGGAAGATCAGGATGATCGTGACCATCACGTCGTAGTGGAAGCTGCCGCGGTCGTAGGTCCAGAAGATGTAGCGCTTGAGGGTGCCCATTTGTCTTAGCCCCTGACTTTCTTCTGCGTGATGTGGGTTTCGTGGTTCATGTAGGGGACGAGGACGTCCGGGATGCGGATGGAGCCATCGGGCTGCTGGTAGTTTTCGAGGATGGCGACGTAGGTACGGCCTACGGCGAGGCCGGAGCCGTTGAGGGTGTGGAGATACTCGGACTTCTTGGCGGCCGGGGACTTGAAGCGGATATTGGCGCGGCGGGCCTGGAAGTCGTGGAAGTTGGAGCAGGAGCTGATCTCGCGGTAGAGCTGCTGGCCGGGGAGCCAGACCTCGAGGTCGTAGGTCTTGGCGGCGCCGGCGCCCATGTCTCCGGCGCAGAGGAGCATGCGGCGGTAGGGCAGGCCGAGGAGTTCGAGGACGCGCTCCGCGTTGCGCGTGAGGGCCTCGTGCTCGGCGGCGGAGTCTTCGGGCTTCGCGAATTTGACGAGTTCTACCTTCTGGAACTGGTGCTGGCGGATCATGCCGCGGACGTCGCGGCCGTAGGAGCCGGCTTCAGAACGGTAGCAGGGGGTGTAGGCGCAGAAGCTGATGGGAAGCTCGGCCTCGTCGAGGGTCTCGTCGCGGAAGAGGTTGGTGACGGGGACTTCGGCGGTGGGGATGAGCCAGTGGTCGTTGTCCTGGAACTGGCCGGGGATGTAGGGGCCTTTGTCGTCACAGTGGAACTGGTCTTCGGCGAACTTGGGGAGCTGTCCGGTGCCGAAGAGGCTCTTCGAGTTCACCATGTTCGGCGGCAGGACCTCGGTGTATCCGTGCTCGCGTGTGTGCAGGTCGAGCATGAAGGCGGCGAGGGCGCGTTCGAGGCGGGCTCCCTGGCCGAACTGGACGACGAACCTTGCGCCGGAGATCTTGGCGGCGCGGTCGAAGTCGAGGATGCCGAGGGCTTCGCCGAGCTCCCAGTGGGGTTTGGGGTTGGCGATCTCGGGAAGGGTGCCCCAGCGTTTTACCTCGACGTTGTCGTCGGCGGACTTGCCTTCGGGTACGTCGTCGGCCTGGAGATTGGGGAGGGCCTGGAGGATGGTCTGGAGCTTCTGGTCGGCCTCGGCGGCGGTCGCTTCGAGCGTTTCCAGCTCCGTCTTCAGGGACTTGGTCTGCTCGGTCGGGGCGGTCGCGTCCTGACCGGCTTTGCGTAGCCTGGCGATCTCGTTGGTGAGATCGTTGCGTTGCTTTTTGACGGTTTCGAGCCGGGTGATGGCTTCGCGGCGGTCGCGGTCGATGGTGGCGAAGTCGGCGAGGAGGGTGGGGTCGGCTCCGCGGGCGTGCAGTTTCTTTTGGACCGTTTCAAGGTTGGCCCGGACGTAAGCTAGATCGATCATCGCTGTCGATTTTAGCTGGTTTGGTGGGGTGGATGCTTGTTGCGCGTTGGACCTCTCCCTGGTGTTTTTGGGTTAAAGTATTCGATCCAATGGGTTTAGCGGTG
This window harbors:
- a CDS encoding helix-turn-helix domain-containing protein produces the protein MATMMASVEQREVLRCDHCSLVQFRTANALCRRCHKSIVVEVPPPAPAPLALVTAAPVLDNGLQVAHAVRDLRHVRNLSQRQLAARMNVPRTYISKIENGKAMPTLSSLDRLAKALQVDMSALLRDAKTRHQEEAAVLMNDPFLAEIAAYTSKLDALQRSIFLNHVRELASGHRRTA
- a CDS encoding HD domain-containing protein, with translation MSDGFTRERAKALLEQWTASASLVKHGLSVSCCTEAYGVLEAERLGLSGAPFDAFVDKYAIAGLLHDFDYDRHPSLEEHPYVGVKFLREQGWPEEILHAILAHADYTGAGRDSHLDKALFACDELSGFLTACALVKPSKSIMDVEVAGVRKKMKDKAFARAVLREDITGGAELLGIPVEDHIGNCLRAMQAKAAELGLAGVPI
- a CDS encoding LolA family protein; the protein is MTKHSIIAAAFLLTTPLFAAPQAKPDHLATVLAQMDAASARFKSAQADLTQDTYERVVKDTTTDKGSLYFERKGTSTEMGLRLDPPTTRFVDFKNGVVRVFDPGPNTITEIRSAQAATYLAIAFGGSGKDLAKTWDITDKGTEQLDGISVEHLDLVSKDPTVRQNFSHIEIWVDPTRAISIKQIIFFPGGNTKTSHYTHIRYNEKVNTAPYAIKTNKETKIDRR
- the serS gene encoding serine--tRNA ligase — encoded protein: MIDLAYVRANLETVQKKLHARGADPTLLADFATIDRDRREAITRLETVKKQRNDLTNEIARLRKAGQDATAPTEQTKSLKTELETLEATAAEADQKLQTILQALPNLQADDVPEGKSADDNVEVKRWGTLPEIANPKPHWELGEALGILDFDRAAKISGARFVVQFGQGARLERALAAFMLDLHTREHGYTEVLPPNMVNSKSLFGTGQLPKFAEDQFHCDDKGPYIPGQFQDNDHWLIPTAEVPVTNLFRDETLDEAELPISFCAYTPCYRSEAGSYGRDVRGMIRQHQFQKVELVKFAKPEDSAAEHEALTRNAERVLELLGLPYRRMLLCAGDMGAGAAKTYDLEVWLPGQQLYREISSCSNFHDFQARRANIRFKSPAAKKSEYLHTLNGSGLAVGRTYVAILENYQQPDGSIRIPDVLVPYMNHETHITQKKVRG